TAAACGAAGGAGAAGATATTGACTTAACGGACGAGGACTTGAGTGAGCTCAAAGGTTCCATTGAGTTAGGGTTTGGTTTTAACGAGGAGCAAGGTCAACAGCTTACGACCACATTGCCTGCGTTAGACCTTTACTTCGCTGTGACACGTCAGATCTCGCCGGTTTCAACACCAGGAAGCAGTGGATCTTCGTCCTCAAGACTTACTTCTCTTGGAGACCATTCCTCCTCTTTTGGTAGTCCTATCAGCGACTCATCAGATGGATTGAAACTTTTGTCTCcaggtaacttttttttttccatgtttaattttacactttctaaacaaGTGTTGGaatgatattaatttataaaagtaaatTTTCAGGAGATAATCCCCAACAGGTTAAAACGAGGCTGAGGCATTGGGCACAAGCTGTGGCATGTTCTGTGATACAACATAATTAAGCAGACAAGTGAGAGATGGATTTTTACAGAATGGGACATGGAATGAGAGACTATACAAAATTTGGTTGAGGCAAAGGAAGTGGTGTGGTATAGTGGAAGCTTATGAGACAGAGAAGGGCACATTTATTGAAGTTTCAAACTAAAAGAAGAAATGAGAAAGATGCATGTTATTCTCCAACTTTTATTTTCAGCATAGATAGATATTAGGTTTTTGCTTATCTTCCTTTTCCAtcttcactctttttctttttttaatttatctttagTAAATTTGTCCTCTATCAAACTTGTTTTCTAATGTCAAATACAAATGTGCTTCCTTATTTTAGGCGAGAAATAAGAGTTTTAATCCAGAAAAGATGataatatcttattattttacaaTCTTGAAGTTCTTTATTTAGCTTTTTAGTCATACAAACCAATATTCAAAAAACAGTAGGCAATAGTTAAGAGTTTTATAGAAAGATTATTGTTTAGGCAGATACCTAAACCAATTTCTTGAACATCTAAACTGACTTTTTAGATTCGATTTTTCCGACTAAGCGCCGTACAGCGATTTTTAAAACActacaaacaaaagaaatatgAGTTTTAACCATATTATTACTATAGGCGAGAAATGCAGTAAATTTGCATGACTTTTGacattataaacaaaattatcaaTCTATTTAAAGAATGTTTAAATGAGGACTTCAGCACaagaaaaacaattgaaaatgcaaaacaaacccacaaata
This region of Brassica napus cultivar Da-Ae chromosome C5, Da-Ae, whole genome shotgun sequence genomic DNA includes:
- the LOC106412949 gene encoding uncharacterized protein LOC106412949, with product MVRVGEALSVSTSSCSSLYDSEVEELQKMPLEPPKKPKKRLSKQLSMLETKRDIAWERRRRQMLHHLQRKQINEGEDIDLTDEDLSELKGSIELGFGFNEEQGQQLTTTLPALDLYFAVTRQISPVSTPGSSGSSSSRLTSLGDHSSSFGSPISDSSDGLKLLSPGDNPQQVKTRLRHWAQAVACSVIQHN